Within the Acinonyx jubatus isolate Ajub_Pintada_27869175 chromosome E4, VMU_Ajub_asm_v1.0, whole genome shotgun sequence genome, the region TCTttacccttcctcctccctccccttcctttgttCTCCTTTTATTCACATACTCATTTAGAAAACAGGGGccgttccaggcactgtgctcgaAGGAGCTCACAACTGAGGTGGCTGTAGATAGGGGGCTAACCAGTGTTGTGTTCACCACCATGTTAGCCAGGCTTCTCCAccgttttcttttggtttctacaGGTTTTTAAGTTTGATACCATCTCCGAGAAAACATCTGATCAGGTGCACTTTTTCTTCGCCAAACTGAACTGCCGACTCTATCGAAAAGCCAACAAATCCTCTGAGCTAGTATCAGCCAACCGTCTTTTTGGAGACAAATCCCTTACCTTCAACGAGACCTATCAGGACATCAGTGAGGTGGTATATGGGGCCAAGCTCCAGCCCCTGGACTTCAAGGTGAGTTGCAGATGTCATCCCTGACCTCAGAGTTCTTTCTCTCCACTCAGCTTGAGAGGACAgggaagcaggatccaggatccAAACTAACACAGCTCTGCTAGTTGAAAGCAGGCTGGGGGTTGGGGAACGACCGAAAGTCAGAACCTCTGGAATATATCTTCTTGCTTGAAACCTGAGAAATCAGTGGTATCTATGGCTTAGATTGCAGTAGTTGCTCTGAGAAAGtggtataaataataaattcttcattttgttcaccAGGACCAAAAAGTATTCTGCAGATGCCAGTCCTACAAGGctccttatttaatttttgaaagttacCATGGTCAAATAAAATTGGTGTATGGTGCGTGTTGTATTCTCCTCTTGGAGATTCATGAGGTGCCTATTAGGTCTTCTGAGAAGTCCAGCAACAAAGAAATCTATTGGTTCTATTCAATCAgcatctctcatttttttttttttttggaccacaTGGGCATCCTCTTTGCCCCTCATCCCTGCATGACTCATTAGTTTCCCACAGAGCATAtcagagaaaataacattttgttttctttttcccacactattttcttcttttctgttcctttattcctgtttctctttctttctctttcttctgttaatATTTACTAACCATGTGGAAGATTCCTGGCAGTACACTAGACATGTGAGTCTCCCCAACTTGAGTTAGAGTGATCGCTTGGCCAAAcggtgggaaagggcagagggctgatgaataaaataaactgctGTGTGGGGAAGTGGAGAAGCCCACTGAAACACGGGTGAGTAGGTTTGTTTCCTATCCTCCTCAGGAAAATCCAGAGCAGTCCAGAATGACCATCAACAAATGGGTATCCAATAAGACCGAAGGGCGTATCACTGATGTCGTTCCCCCAGAAGCCATTGATGAGCTCACTGTACTGGTGCTGGTCAACACCATTTACTTCAAGGTACTCAAAGTGCCCCTGAACAGACAGGCCCAAAGAACTTGCTCTTGTCCTCCAGCTCACTTTCTTTCACACCACGGGGCATTAGGTAGATCTTCTCTGAGAAATGGTCGACACGTGGCCTGGGAAGAAATACAGATTTACTGACAGTCTAGAACCACGTCTAAGGCCGTGGCCGCTGGTCTGAAGTCCAGAAGTGCCTGGTAGTGTCTCCGGACCCAAGGAAGTCATGTATACACTCACAAACTTAGCTGGTCCAGCTGCAAAGCGTGCATGGTGATGAACTCTCATATCCATGTGACCATTTTTTTGCTATCCATTTAACTCCATTTTGAAATCTGGAACAACATGACAGACTCTATTGACAGTCCTCAGGGCTGAGATTTTCTCCATCATGTGGAGCACCTTCCAGAGTGACTCAAAGTTCCCCTTGCCTGAAGCTTCAGAACCTCTAGGCTCACCTCAAACTTTGCAGAGGCCCTGTGATTTGATCGTGCAGAGGCTTTTATCTTTCTCAGAGAACCAAGAGTTCTAAAGACTGTTTCGACTTCATATATTTAGAAAGGGGAATGAGGGAATAAACAGATCACTGGTACTTGGGAGTGTCACAAGTTTCAGACAGGTGGATTTGCAGCACATTTGCCCATCCTGGGCTGTGCTCCACGTGCATTCTTACCCCCGCACAGGGCCCAGGAGGTTAGTCGGTCACTGCTGTTGCCAACCACTTTGTCTCTTGGGGCCTCCCTCTCCCCAAGAGTGGAGTAGGTTGTATTTACACAATGTGTACTGCCCTCTAAAGTTTACAGAACACTTTGCTATTTATTAGCCCTCTTTATTCTCACAAGATCATAAATGAGACCTTGGGCCTCTCAGATTACttagttcaaatcctggctcttccaTTTCTGCTGTGTGAACTCAGTTGAGTTACCTGAGACCATCCTATGCCTTGACTactgcatctataaaatggtaataatgttacacctacctcacagggttactGAGGGGACTGAACAAGCGAATGCATGTAAAACACTGGCATACAGTAAGCATCCTGCAGATATGAGCAATCGCCAGCTCCtaactttacaaatgaggacccACCACTCAAAGAGTTAAATGACATGTCCCCAAATCAATGAGCcagaaaatgacaaagaatgatAATCACAGCTCAGAAATTTCAGAGGGGTGTCTTGAATCCCAGGGACCCTCCCTCTTTGAGTAGGAAGTTAGCCAGGACTCACCCTCTGCCTGGCAGGGTTCCTGAATgctatcccccaccccacccccaaacccaccAGGTTATTATCTGCGTTTGGCCTTTATTTATCAGGGGTGGAGTCTAGCATTTTGGAGGATGGCCTTTGAGAAAGAGGCTGCTGGGAGGCAGAAAGCAAAAGGCAATAAGATTTAAACTCAAAAAGATGCTTGTGGAGAGGCCAGTAAGTTGttcttggttttagtttttatttttctagttataaaagcaaaggaagagccactgcagaaaatctgggaaatacagaaaagtttacagaaaaaaacaCTCATAATTCCATCATTCCGATATAGTCATTGTTATCCTTTTCATGCATATCCCTCTAATCTTTTCTCCTAATAATTCTGCTAACATATTTGCAGGAGAAAATAATGTGACAATTTCCCATGTCAATATTCTCCTACGGATGTCTTTGGTCTTCCTGCTTTGTGACTCTCTCCCGCCTGGTGTCTCCTCCCAGGGCCTGTGGAAGTCGAAGTTCAGCCCTGAGAACACAAGGAAGGAACTGTTCTACAAGGCTGATGGGGAGTCGTGTTCAGCGTCCATGATGTACCAGGAAGGCAAGTTCCACTACCGGCGAGTGGCAGAAGGCACCCAGGTGCTCGAGCTGCCCTTCAAGGGCGATGACATCACCATGGTGCTCATCCTGCCCAAGCCCGAGAAGAGCCTGGCCAAGGTGGAGCAGGAGCTCACCCCGGAGGTGCTGCAGGAATGGCTGGATGAGACAGCGGAGACCCTGCTGGTGGTCCACATGCCCCGCTTCCGCATCGAGGACAGCTTCAGCGTGAAGGAGCAGCTGCAAGACATGGGCCTCGTGGACCTGTTCAACCCTGAGAAGTCCAAGCTCCCAGGTGAGCCTAGGAAGGACGttcctcttccctctgctcccctcccccaaggcagTCTGGGCCAAGGTGAAAGAACtggggaaagagcagaaaagAGCAATGGGTGAGGACACCTGGACTCTCATCCCAGTTCCACTACTAACTCAGGGAGCCCCCTTCCTTCCCAAGgtctgcttcctcttctgtagACCGGGGAGTTTGCACTTGGCTCTCCATGGGCCCAGCTGACACAGGAATCCTTTGAGTCTGTGACTGATACGGGGGATTGGCCAGGTGGTAAAGAACTTGAAAAGACATCGGAATTCAAAGCAAAGATCTGATTCAGAGCTGGGGACATCTTGGGCCCAGCAAATAGGCATTAAGAGCCCTTCACCTGATATTCCAAAGGGCTCATGAGTTTTCCTTGAGGTCACTTGGACAACAGATGTGGCCAGACTTTGCTAGCTGTGAGACTTCAGTAACAGTGTCCTGTTGTTTTGGTTCCTCCAATCcaccattctttaaaaatatggtttaaaatatctttttagaaAAGAGGTTAACAATGTCAGGTAATTGGGTTTGCCTTTAAGGGGCTGTCTTTAAATGAGGTCtaaccagggcacctggctggctcagtctgaaaagcatgtaactcttgatcttggggttgtgtgagcccatgttgggtacagaaattacttaaataagtaaaacctgGAAAAAATTTCAAACTAGATCTGACCAAACATTGCCAGAGTGGAAAGAAAGACATTCCTACTAGGTGGAGTGAGTTTTTCTTTAAGAACAGAGTCCCCTGCTACCTTCCAAAAGCTGAAGCATAAGATTAAATTCACAGAAGTCGGGCTGAACAAGCCCAAagtactttttattattaatatgtatttgtttaggGAGTATCATTAGGTGACGGTTCaggatttctattaaaaaaaaaaagcaaaccaaaggaCCTCTTATTCAAACTGAATTTCTGTGTGTTGAAACCAACCTTCCCCCTTTTCGTAGAACATTCTCTGGTCTTCCTTCTAGGTATTGTTGCAGAAGGCCGGAGTGACCTCTATGTCTCAGATGCATTCCATAAGGCCTTTCTTGAGGTGAGTATACCTCCCTTTGCTCTCTCTTCTTATGCTGTTTCTTTATTCCcatgctgctttattttttagtacATTGATAAGTCGTGCGATTTGTAACTTTGGAGTTCTTACACCACTTGGCCTTCTGGTCTGACACGAACAGCAGAACACGACTGTAGAAAAAGGCATGTTTCCAGGGTCCTTCAAACCCCAAATCTATAGCCCCCCCTATCCATGAGGCCTCCACAATACAGCCCTCCCCTGAAGCCCTCGTGGTCCAATTGTTCCACACTCCCTCCTGCTACTTCTGAAGCAGGTCAAACAGGAACACACACATTTAGGGGAGGGTGACACAGGAAGAGAAGCCAACAGAGGCTACTGAGTTCAGAGGAGGAGAACCAGGAGAGTCTGGGCTCGTGGAAACCCAgggaggagctttaaaaaaacagaaagttatCTAGTAACAAGATTGAAGAGTGACGACAGGTTACCATTCCCCAAGGAATTTAGACAGAACAGTGGGGGCACATGCCTAATCGTAATCGGTGAAGAGCAAACGGAGGGTAATGAGGAGCTGATGAGTATGGGCCATATCCTAGAGTGTGTTCCAGAAAACTAGAGCTCTAGACTACCTGGCAAAACACGAAGTTAGGTGGTCAAATAAATGCATATCCTCTTCTTGGGAAATTAATGCACACTGGCATTTTGGCATCTAAGGAGTTCCATGGTGAAAAAAATGGTTCAGTATTGCTTAAcctaccagaagggaggtggttgggggaatgggtgaaacaggtgatggggattaaggacgGCACTTGGCATGAGGAGCACCAGGTGatgtgtggaattgttgaatcactatattgtatgcttgaaactaatataacagtgtgtTAAATAGCTGGAAttggaataaaaacttaaaaaaatatactgcTGAACCTAGTGTTTCCCCAAGTCAGGTGCCCATGGAACTCTTTACTAGAGGAATAGCTATGTAAAGCCTTTAGAAATTCTGGTTCTCAAATACTGAACTATGGATCAATAGCATTAGTTAAGTGGGGTGCTTGACTCTTGGAGAATCTAGGATAGGGCCCGAGAATCAGCATATTTACAAAGGTCCTCAAGAGATTTTAATCCACAACTAAGTTTGGGAATCACTGTCCTTTGTGGGAACCAGGCTAAGAGGCAAATGAGATGGCCAATTAGAGAAGGTCACAGGATTGAGGAAATCACAAAGAAGGGTATAGTCAAAGAGAAAGGTTTCAGAGCCTGATACTAGTAAATACAGTTGCAGAGTCCAAGCTCAGTGGGAAAGTGTAGTTAGACGGAAAGTGGAGAGAtcaaagaacagaaggaagtcAGAGTAATTGTATTAAGAGGAAATGCAATAGCTTGAAAAACAGAAGGTTAAGTCTGAGAGGATAGTGTCATTATTGTGATTTCACAGGTAATTCTGAGAGATGGCAAGTTCAAGGTGTGGCCATGGGGCCGGTTTGCTTAACTAGAGTGAAGGCAATGCTCATTGAGGCTGAGGGATGAAAAGTGGGAAGTTAGGGTGTTGAACGGGCCTCCTACCAAGGGATTTTAACTGCGTCAAATGCTAGCAGGAGTTAGGGTGGACAGAAAAGCTATGAGCTACGTGCCAAAATCTGCAATGTGGGGACATAATCCATGGGACAATAGATGTC harbors:
- the SERPINC1 gene encoding antithrombin-III, which translates into the protein MFSNEIGTVAAGKRRICLLSLLIGLWGCVTCHWSPVEDICTAKPRDIPVNPMCIYRSPEKKAIEDEGSEQKIPEATNRRVWELSKANSRFATAFYQHLADSKNDNDNIFLSPLSISTAFAMTKLGACDNTLKQLMEVFKFDTISEKTSDQVHFFFAKLNCRLYRKANKSSELVSANRLFGDKSLTFNETYQDISEVVYGAKLQPLDFKENPEQSRMTINKWVSNKTEGRITDVVPPEAIDELTVLVLVNTIYFKGLWKSKFSPENTRKELFYKADGESCSASMMYQEGKFHYRRVAEGTQVLELPFKGDDITMVLILPKPEKSLAKVEQELTPEVLQEWLDETAETLLVVHMPRFRIEDSFSVKEQLQDMGLVDLFNPEKSKLPGIVAEGRSDLYVSDAFHKAFLEVNEEGSEAAASTVIGIAGRSLNPNRVTFKANRPFLVLIREVALNTIIFMGRVANPCVN